One Pochonia chlamydosporia 170 chromosome 5, whole genome shotgun sequence DNA segment encodes these proteins:
- a CDS encoding fumarylacetoacetate hydrolase protein (similar to Eutypa lata UCREL1 XP_007797387.1) has protein sequence MRYLRKGDKILGSNGETYGEINDSGKHGTLFQVLSRYEPPGDDPLKKDLPFQPPSYRDLMLSEEHYYNAAQGMAQLYYPLASKIGQLYSAITGWKFPGFHPSALWYQQPIFYQSNHLAIYADGAPIHCPAYCDYLDVELELGVILGKQIFNASVDEATAAIAGFCVLNDFSARNVQMAEMSSGFGPQHSKSFANSISSTVVSVDEIFPKIGELTGRVILNGKVVQECKPGKWQFTIGEAISHISKGTRLYPGELIGSGTWPLGTGIELARFRLQVGDSVRLEIDGIGSVSNNIVGEEYFDTSA, from the exons ATGAGGTATCTGCGCAAAGGAGACAAGATACTGGGATCCAATGGTGAAACCTACGGCGAAATAAATGACTCGGGAAAACATGGCACGCTCTTCCAGGTGCTTAGCCGCTATGAACCGCCGGGGGACGATCCCTTGAAGAAAGACCTGCCATTTCAACCCCCATCATATCGAGACCTCATGCTCTCCGAAGAGCACTACTACAATGCAGCACAAGGCATGGCTCAACTGTACTACCCGCTTGCCAGCAAAATCGGCCAGCTATATTCAGCAATTACGGGCTGGAAGTTCCCTGGCTTTCATCCTTCTGCCCTCTGGTACCAGCAGCCTATTTTCTATCAGTCCAACCATCTAGCTATATACGCAGACGGCGCGCCGATACACTGCCCTGCATACTGCGACTACCTCGACGTGGAATTGGAACTGGGCGTAATTCTGGGCAAGCAGATATTCAACGCAAGCGTAGACGAAGCCACGGCTGCGATTGCTGGCTTTTGCGTTCTCAACGACTTTAGTGCTCGGAATGTTCAAATGGCCGAGATGTCAAG TGGTTTTGGGCCGCAACATTCCAAGTCCTTCGCCAACAGCATATCATCTACGGTGGTAAGCGTAGATGAGATCTTTCCCAAGATAGGAGAGCTAACTGGCCGCGTCATCTTGAATGGAAAGGTGGTTCAAGAGTGCAAGCCGGGCAAGTGGCAGTTTACTATTGGTGAAGCGATTTCTCATATTTCAAAGGGCACACGTTTGTATCCAGGGGAACTCATTGGATCGGGAACGTGGCCGCTAGGTACGGGGATTGAGTTGGCGAGATTTCGGTTGCAGGTTGGAGATAGTGTTCGGCTTGAGATTGACGGAATTGGAAGCGTGAGTAACAATATCGTAGGGGAGGAGTACTTTGATACGAGTGCGTAG
- a CDS encoding amino acid transporter (similar to Trichoderma reesei QM6a XP_006962207.1), with amino-acid sequence MADKRDAPDSASVAQSHVEDKTKLAPREEHLEKRFTLLSVIAFGFTTMNSWVAFASGVAVPLACGGGPGLIYGLIAAGVIMATINVGFAELASAFPSAGGQYHIVYMTFSPSTRRVAAFFTGWISIIYIMAATASCNFFVASSILDVVSLWNEGYEIQAWHTYLLHILLCIIAFVTTSRFPTAIGRLGVTILALSIVGFVASLVTLLAVKDTKQSTDFVFTDYRNVSGWPDGWAIFIGITGCLWAYSGVDAATHVSEEVPNPSRNVPIAIITTMVLGIVTVLVWNIALMFVVTDLQALIESGVPILEVYNQALNSKVATTIWAVYYMVMFYDIVLNLFIFAGRTIWSLSRDGGVPYSNYISHLNWASPVRATAVMLVLQVIIGVLYVASTTAYSSFINLTLFALNITVALPQAALLVRGRGILPERAFSLGKFGYAINAVATAFVIFFSVTFCFPTGYPVTAGSMNYLIVVMAVGLVVTTAAWAFKLRKTFTGPRLESYADETEY; translated from the coding sequence ATGGCAGACAAGCGCGATGCCCCGGACTCCGCGTCCGTCGCGCAGTCCCACGTggaagacaagaccaagctCGCACCCCGAGAAGAGCACCTCGAGAAACGATTCACCCTGCTATCCGTCATTGCTTTCGGCTTCACAACCATGAACTCATGGGTGGCATTCGCCTCTGGTGTTGCCGTTCCTCTCGCTTGCGGCGGTGGCCCGGGTCTCATCTACGGCCTCATCGCTGCCGGagtcatcatggccaccatcAACGTTGGCTTTGCCGAGCTCGCATCTGCATTTCCCTCAGCCGGTGGCCAATACCACATCGTCTATATGACTTTCTCGCCCTCTACGCGCCGAGTtgccgccttcttcacagGCTGGATCTCCATCATTTACATCATGGCAGCAACGGCGTCCTGTAACTTTTTCGTTGCTAGCTCTATTCTCGACGTTGTCAGTCTGTGGAACGAGGGTTACGAAATACAAGCATGGCATACATACCTGCTGCATATTCTGTTGTGCATCATTGCGTTTGTCACGACATCTCGTTTCCCTACCGCCATTGGTAGACTGGGAGTGACGATTCTTGCGCTTTCGATTGTCGGATTTGTGGCCTCGCTGGTCACACTTCTTGCCGTCAAGGATACCAAACAGTCAACCGACTTTGTGTTTACCGATTACCGAAATGTCAGCGGATGGCCAGATGGATGGGCCATCTTCATCGGCATAACCGGGTGTCTTTGGGCATAcagtggtgttgatgccgcGACTCACGTTTCGGAAGAAGTACCCAACCCGAGTCGAAACGTTcccattgccatcatcaccaccatggtTCTGGGCATCGTCACCGTTCTTGTCTGGAACATTGCGCTCATGTTCGTAGTTACGGATTTGCAAGCCCTGATTGAGTCTGGGGTCCCTATCTTGGAGGTTTACAATCAAGCTCTCAACTCGAAAGTTGCAACTACAATATGGGCAGTCTACTACATGGTCATGTTCTACGACATTgtcctcaacctcttcatctttgctGGCCGAACTATCTGGTCTCTCTCCCGAGACGGCGGTGTTCCATACTCCAACTACATCTCTCACTTGAACTGGGCGAGTCCTGTTCGTGCCACTGCCGTCATGCTCGTCTTGCAAGTCATCATTGGCGTTCTTTACGTGGCTTCCACAACTGCATACAGCAGtttcatcaacctcacacTCTTCGCACTCAACATCACCGTGGCTCTCCCACAAGCTGCACTGTTGGTACGAGGTCGTGGAATTCTTCCCGAGCGAGCCTTTTCTCTAGGCAAATTTGGCTATGCCATCAACGCAGTTGCCACCGCATTTGTCATTTTCTTCTCCGTTACGTTTTGCTTCCCGACGGGCTATCCCGTCACGGCCGGCTCTATGAACTACCTGATTGTCGTCATGGCTGTAGGGTTGGTAGTCACAACCGCAGCATGGGCTTTCAAACTGCGCAAGACATTTACGGGTCCTCGGTTGGAGAGTTACGCAGACGAAACGGAGTATTAG
- a CDS encoding ankyrin repeat-containing domain-containing protein (similar to Metarhizium robertsii ARSEF 23 XP_007826672.2): MPPTMEYQQMLQSMPKRLGLQVMRKRTNDSNKERADIIALHGAYSDHQTTWCEEKYNGIVTNWLADVYQEVASIFNGRILAYQYESDLSSHNILRESTLRQAATTLLQAIESERGDENAVPIIFLCHNVGAAVVKKALWVANHDARFFVTASQTRMLIICGASETPRGWEDVLLRQIMSSIPSVDQRHIAMRTLFDAGTETLHSTSLLFEYLRHQYQVVATTGGLDITNHHGMNLMRTLSTTANRLPAVYTDLETNDTRCCNGHSARLRTQLADNIRKTWMCSREEDLLLLLQFRLRIASFGPASSPITYSSSEPMDGTLNWAIEALGPDLSLVAVYGAPGAGKSVLAGWLARRRLAEADAITLWYCFSNSDYRRKTYLQLLQSCILQLLYQRPSAFDSTYVQKLCSSFSLNQPPCSAELHRVLQAMIWKMRSTRIYFVIDAVDECDDTFFQMLCDLGRLTKATPNCRIVLTSQNQPRVTSVLEEFGTKVIDLDAEMTDDRSLYLTKRLGVAGLSEYKDQLVALSCTMLHAKLLVDLLDLAGPLGRSKLNLTELKTHDEAYTELISHVHTPSRWLRMVLSCVGFAHRPLTVDELSTLLDIRHFVTKRMVDLEEINPLTSKGLANMLHHTLGALLRVENNNVHLIHGTLQNLIARRPQFLNLQDTPAGVLDEEFPEFILPLTCLTYLKLCDTEREEADESELGPRVSSSPDGNASPPGLCPYAVECWGLHLQQISGDESWSYGFFESFWGHGKTRREWIAAWNSMQSWSRQKLPSSISASRFAFGSFFGLVGVVASLAKQERFESSSISEGIWLAVKAGHANTIKVLLSFIRSRSDWKAIMEACCIYGYASLLEYMLTAEEFTEYSPSRSEVNNALVSSTTNGNWPIIRCLVQNGAVCSSPVEYKKLLRVAVYNGYEGALCELPLHVAAESGSAAVIKALAILGVEMNFQVRSGTWDASALHNTVKHDYVEAAAVLLDEGADVNAADCYGATALLIASALGSEKVARLLILKGADPDRMVKGPKLRALHFAAQMGRPNMVGLLLQHGAFEPWISESYLGNPLHLAIDNITESSRDAYHECIKLLLTRNVNPNAERGDRSTPLQLALNKNTPDMGDIIQLLMWHGANPDKVGYKQKSPIFDAIQTKHKHARLLWDSGASWNNDEAKTLSVLMDAAAKGLDSRVTALLEAGSDKDEVDMFGRKAVDVALKAKVRRLLNPNFNFDEKQSAGCSFVSQLAQNLCDVQQEMPDWSCGICQRRIRMGFFYRVNVSLALCAW, encoded by the exons ATGCCTCCCACAATGGAATACCAGCAGATGCTACAGAGTATGCCTAAGCGACTAGGTCTTCAGGTCATGCGCAAAAGAACGAACGACTCCAATAAAGAACGAGCTGA CATCATAGCCCTTCACGGCGCGTACAGTGATCATCAAACGACTTGGTGCGAGGAAAAATATAATGGAATTGTAACGAACTGGCTTGCGGACGTTTATCAAGAAGTTGCCTCCATATTCAACGGGAGAATTCTGGCCTATCAATACGAGTCGGATCTGTCCAGTCACAACATCCTTAGGGAATCAACGCTGCGACAAGCTGCTACTACGCTTCTGCAGGCCATAGAATCAGAGAGGGGTGATGAAAATGCC GTacccatcatcttcctctgccaCAACGTTGGAGCGGCAGTTGTCAAGAAG GCGCTCTGGGTTGCCAACCACGATGCAAGATTTTTCGTCACGGCGAGCCAAACGCGGATGCTG ATTATTTGCGGTGCCTCTGAGACGCCACGAGGATGGGAAGATGTTCTTTTGCGTCAAATCATGTCCTCAATACCAAGCGTGGATCAGAGACACATTGCTATGAGGACTTTATTCGATGCGGGTACAGAAACACTCCACTCAACTTCATTACTTTTCGAATATCTGCGCCATCAGTATCAGGTCGTGGCTACTACTGGTGGTCTTGAcatcacaaaccaccacgGCATG AACCTAATGCGAACGCTTTCCACAACAGCGAATCGACTACCAGCCGTGTACACGGACCTTGAAACGAACGATACAAGATGTTGTAACGGTCACAGTGCCAGGCTTCGGACGCAGCTGGCTGATAACATTAGGAAGACGTGGATGTGCTCTAGAGAAG AGGATTTGCTTCTGTTGTTACAGTTTCGACTGCGTATTGCCTCTTTTGGGCCTGCTTCGTCACCCATTACTTACAGCTCGTCTGAACCAATGGATGGAACCCTGAACTGGGCAATTGAGGCTCTTGGGCCCGATCTTAGCCTTGTTGCCGTATACGGTGCTCCCGGGGCCGGGAAGTCGGTACTCGCAGGCTGGCTTGCAAGGCGTCGCCTGGCAGAAGCGGACGCCATTACTCTCTGGTACTGCTTCAGTAACTCTGACTATCGACGGAAAACAtaccttcaacttcttcaatcATGCATTCTGCAGCTGCTCTACCAGCGCCCATCTGCTTTTGACAGCACATACGTTCAAAAATTatgcagcagcttctcccTCAACCAACCACCTTGCTCGGCAGAGCTTCACCGGGTACTACAGGCAATGATCTGGAAAATGCGCAGCACTCGCATCTATTTCGTGATAGATGCTGTCGATGAGTGCGATGACACTTTCTTTCAGATGCTGTGCGATTTGGGACGCCTGACAAAGGCAACCCCGAACTGCCGGATTGTTTTGACTAGTCAAAATCAGCCCCGTGTGACCTCCGTCCTCGAAGAATTTGGCACCAAGGTCATAGATTTGGACGCTGAAATGACTGATGACAGGTCTTTGTATCTCACCAAGCGATTGGGAGTCGCTGGTCTTTCCGAATATAAAGATCAACTAGTTGCACTCAGCTGCACGATGCTTCATGCCAAGCTCCTGGTCGACCTTCTAGATCTTGCCGGACCGCTTGGCAGGTCCAAGTTGAATCTCACTGAGCTGAAAACCCACGACGAAGCTTACACGGAACTTATCTCGCACGTCCACACTCCCAGCCGCTGGCTTCGTATGGTCCTGAGCTGTGTCGGTTTCGCACACCGACCTTTGACAGTAGACGAGTTGTCCACACTCCTGGACATCCGTCATTTCGTGACAAAACGAATGGTAGATCTCGAAGAGATAAATCCACTTACCTCAAAGGGCTTGGCCAACATGTTGCATCACACACTTGGAGCATTGCTTCGGGTTGAGAACAACAAcgtccatctcatccatggCACTCTCCAAAATCTTATCGCTCGTCGACCACAGTTTCTCAATTTGCAAGACACACCTGCCGGAGTCTTGGACGAAGAATTCCCAGAGTTTATTCTACCACTCACTTGCTTGACGTACTTAAAGTTGTGTGATACCGAACGCGAAGAGGCCGACGAGTCAGAACTTGGGCCAAGGGTTTCATCAAGCCCGGACGGAAACGCTTCTCCTCCTGGACTTTGCCCATATGCGGTGGAGTGCTGGGGCTTGCATCTCCAACAGATATCAGGCGACGAAAGCTGGAGTTATGGTTTCTTTGAGTCATTCTGGGGACACGGGAAGACTCGCCGAGAGTGGATAGCGGCTTGGAATTCCATGCAATCCTGGAGTAGACAGAAGCTTCCGTCCAGCATTTCGGCATCGAGGTTCGCATtcggcagcttcttcggACTGGTCGGAGTTGTGGCATCCCTGGCCAAGCAGGAGCGATTTGAGAGCAGCAGCATTAGCGAGGGTATTTGGCTTGCAGTCAAAGCCGGACATGCCAACACTATCAAGGTTCTATTGTCCTTCATCAGGTCTAGGAGCGATTGGAAggccatcatggaagcaTGTTGCATCTATGGTTATGCCTCACTATTGGAATATATGCTTACGGCAGAAGAATTCACCGAATACAGCCCTTCTCGCTCTGAAGTCAACAACGCCCTAGTCTCTTCTACCACGAACGGTAATTGGCCGATAATCAGGTGTCTTGTACAAAATGGTGCGGTGTGTTCTTCCCCCGTTGAATACAAGAAGTTGCTCAGAGTAGCCGTATATAATGGCTACGAAGGGGCGCTGTGCGAACTT CCTTTACACGTAGCAGCGGAAAGTGGAAGTGCTGCGGTTATCAAAGctcttgccatccttgggGTCGAGATGAATTTTCAGGTCAGGAGCGGGACTTGGGATGCGTCAGCACTCCATAACACTGTGAAAC ATGACTATGTTGAAGCTGCCGCGGTGCTTTTAGACGAAGGTGCAGATGTAAACGCGGCCGACTGCTATGGAGCCACTGCTCTGCTCATCGCCAGTGCTCTAGGGTCGGAGAAAGTGGCAAGACTCCTGATACTCAAGGGTGCTGATCCTGACAGAATGGTCAAGGGACCCAAATTGAGAGCTCTTCATTTTGCCGCGCAAATGGGGAGGCCCAACATGGTCGGTCTGCTTCTGCAACACGGCGCTTTCGAACCTTGGATATCTGAGAGTTATCTTGGGAACCCGCTGCAcctggccattgacaatATCACTGAGAGCTCCCGAGACGCATATCATGAGTGTATTAAACTGTTGTTGACTCGCAACGTTAATCCAAACGCGGAACGAGGGGACAGGTCCACGCCACTACAGCTCGCGTTGAATAAAAACACTCCAGACATGGGTGATATTATCCAACTTCTGATGTGGCATGGGGCTAACCCTGACAAAGTAGGCTATAAGCAGAAGTCACCTATTTTCGACGCTATACAGACTAAACACAAACATGCAAGGCTTCTTTGGGATTCGGGAGCTTCTTGGAATAACGACGAGGCCAAGACGCTTTCTGTCCTGATggatgctgcagcaaagGGGTTGGATTCTCGAGTCACAGCGCTTCTGGAAGCCGGCAGTGACAAAGACGAGGTGGACATGTTCGGCAGAAAGGCCGTTGACGTTGCGCTCAAGGCCAAAGTGCGCCGTCTCTTGAACCCCAATTTCAATTTCGACGAGAAGCAAAGCGCTGGTTGTTCATTCGTAAGCCAGCTTGCCCAAAATCTGTGCGATGTTCAGCAGGAGATGCCCGACTGGTCTTGCGGTATCTGTCAGCGACGTATTCGGATGGGGTTTTTCTACC GTGTAAACGTATCACTCGCATTATGCGCTTGGTGA
- a CDS encoding metalloprotease (similar to Colletotrichum graminicola M1.001 XP_008095162.1): MLIKSYLLASALAGSGLCSPHLVKKGFCGTPQQTEAERQEARLQMAEIEAGDWSMAENNITVPTYFHVVASDDTVKGGYLTRETMMAQLKQLNTDFAGTGFDFNLIDIDWTINPDWAGDGDTDTMRAKLRKGGYSTLNLYFQSSFEGGYCYFPGKFEPGSPEFNRDGCYVSAITVPGGSSKVFSQGKVASHEVGHWLYLYHTFQGGCEGKGDEVDDTPAEAQKAGAQGCPVGADTCPKVPGLDPIHNHMTYTADTCRKEFTPGQVKRMRLGWATFRDGK; the protein is encoded by the exons aTGCTCATCAAGTCGTATCTATTGGCCAGTGCGCTTGCGGGCAGCGGCCTATGCAGCCCGCACCTGGTCAAGAAAGGGTTCTGCGGAACTCCCCAGCAGACAGAGGCGGAAAGACAAGAAGCTCGTCTCCAAATGGCTGAAATAGAGGCTGGGGATTGGAGTATGGCTGAGAATAACATAACCGTACCTACCTACTTCCATGTTGTTGCGAGCGATGATACCGTGAAGGGGGGGTATCTTACA AGAGAAACTATGATGGCTCAGTTGAAACAGCTCAACACGGATTTCGCTGGGACTGGATTTGACTTCAACCTCATAGACATTGATTGGACCATCAACCCCGACTGGGCCGGGGATGGGGACACGGACACCATGAGAGCGAAGCTCCGAAAGGGTGGTTACAGCACCCTGAACTTGTACTTTCAGTCGTCTTTTGAAGGAGGATATTGCTACTTCCCCGGGAAGTTTGAACCTGGGAGCCCTGAGTTCAACCGAGATGGATGCTATGTTAGTGCCATTACTGTCCCAGGAGGGTCAAGTAAAGTTTTCAGTCAAGGCAAGGTCGCCTCACATGAAGTCGGCCATTGGCTTTACCTTTACCATACATTCCAGGGCGGTTGTGAAGGCAAAGGGGATGAGGTTGACGACACTCCTGCTGAGGCTCAGAAAGCCGGTGCTCAGGGCTGCCCGGTTGGGGCTGATACTTGTCCCAAGGTGCCTGGTCTGGATCCTATCCATAACCATATGACATACACCGCCGA TACCTGTCGTAAAGAGTTTACTCCCGGCCAGGTTAAGCGCATGCGCCTGGGTTGGGCCACGTTCCGTGATGGCAAATAA
- a CDS encoding C6 transcription factor OefC (similar to Metarhizium acridum CQMa 102 XP_007811574.1), with translation MPTLAVSPEAAAPGPQRKTTKKGGYTRQRRGCLTCRLRKKKCDQGLPVCGHCSRLNLVCKHEKPRQLSSSWGEDVVEETNASAATPGWGGSNTAFAQGNHVSEVLRLAKVSEPLDLVRPDDAVGQDLSASRRAMMRYYTSTLAIMLSATAENNCFLSVLLPMAFDCPTLLDAMAAWSSAHLALRDSSFHDASLQHRGRVLANLSAALQDGSLSGEMCLAVAMSMCSMETISEATSGSWAHHLSGAAAALQSKSSDMQVGLLRSSSSILSQDWLKTVEGKWLVRNFAYHDILMSVSLDRRPFITGDYWMSADDAMADPYFAFASKIMLSTSEISVLNADCADHKASLSGGTASEEGTSSLLFEGLPLDSTYDTLLQRAHDIATDLREWKCPAASADTPLAFLSETYRSAGLIYLDRVVRKYFPQHAATVLPEGIWVYVESVCDVAQKVPEGSLAECSLLFPLFIAGGEAEDATHVERIRNRLCTMNKWRRFRNVDACREVLEDVWTQREEWRRGMRTERVDWRDVVRRRGWQLALS, from the exons ATGCCGACTCTTGCTGTCTCGCCAGAAGCGGCGGCTCCTGGACCACAACGCAAGACGACCAAGAAAGGCGGTTATACGCGACAACGACGAGGGTGCTTGACGTGTCGGCTGCGCAAGAAGAAATGCGACCAGGGGTTACCGGTTTGCGGGCACTGCTCGCGACTTAACCTTGTTTGCAAGCATGAAAAGCCGCGACAATTGTCGAGTTCTTGGGGCGAGGATGTCGTGGAAGAGACGAATGCATCAGCGGCAACTCCTGGTTGGGGAGGTAGTAACACTGCTTTTGCACAGGGAAACCATGTTTCTGAGGTGTTGAGATTGGCCAAAGTTTCTGAGCCGTTGGATCTTGTGCGTCCCGATGATGCCGTTGGGCAGGATTTGAGTGCCAGCCGGAGGGCAATGATGCGGTACTATACGTCTACACTTGCTATTATGTTGTCGGCGACTGCAGAAAACAACTGCTTCTTGTCAG TCTTACTGCCAATGGCATTCGACTGTCCTACTCTGCTTGATGCTATGGCCGCCTGGTCATCCGCCCATCTTGCCCTTCGAGACTCCAGTTTTCACGACGCTTCACTCCAACATCGCGGACGGGTACTTGCGAATCTGAGCGCCGCCCTGCAAGACGGCAGCTTATCTGGGGAAATGTGCCTGGCCGTTGCCATGTCCATGTGCTCCATGGAGACTATATCAGAAGCAACAAGCGGTTCCTGGGCTCACCACCTCTCCGGCGCAGCCGCCGCACTACAATCTAAAAGTTCAGATATGCAGGTTGGACTCTTGCGATCATCGAGTTCTATTTTGAGCCAAGACTGGCTGAAGACTGTGGAAGGGAAGTGGCTGGTGAGGAACTTTGCATACCACGACATCCTCATGAGTGTGTCGCTGGACAGAAGGCCATTCATCACAGGCGATTACTGGATGTCCGCAGACGACGCCATGGCAGATCCATACTTTGCATTTGCGTCCAAAATCATGCTGTCAACATCCGAGATCAGCGTCCTGAACGCCGACTGCGCGGATCACAAGGCATCACTAAGCGGTGGCACAGCCTCAGAAGAAGGAACCTCCTCGCTCCTTTTCGAAGGTCTCCCCCTAGACTCTACCTACGACACACTTCTGCAAAGAGCCCATGATATCGCGACCGACCTTCGAGAGTGGAAATGtcccgccgcctccgccgaCACCCCCCTCGCCTTTCTGAGCGAAACATACCGAAGCGCTGGCCTGATATACCTCGACCGCGTTGTGCGGAAATACTTCCCCCAGCATGCGGCTACTGTACTACCGGAGGGTATTTGGGTTTACGTCGAGTCCGTATGCGACGTGGCGCAGAAAGTTCCCGAAGGTTCTTTGGCAGAGTGCTCGTTGTTGTTTCCGCTGTTCattgctggtggcgaggCGGAGGATGCTACACACGTTGAACGGATTAGGAACAGGTTGTGTACTATGAATAAGTGGAGGAGGTTTCGGAACGTGGATGCTTGTAGGGAGGTTCTGGAGGATGTTTGGACACAGCGTGAGGAATGGAGACGGGGGATGAGGACAGAGAGGGTGGATTGGAGGGATGTTGTCCGCCGGAGAGGGTGGCAACTGGCTTTGTCGTAG
- a CDS encoding alpha/beta hydrolase family domain-containing protein produces MVNFIQTEFLNIAYEEFGHPTGRAVVLIHGWPDHPHCWDKVTPKLCELGYRILTPYLRGCSPTTFRDKSTLRSGAIAAIGQDLADFINGLNLSNVLVVGHDWGARAGYVVAALFSNKISGLVALSAGYATSKPIHELPFDLMKAYWYEWLVTTKQGHLAFENNRRQLCRYLWKDWSPGWKFTDEEFETAAASWDNDDWAPISIHAYLQRWGEVPGAAENEELERQLRQNPPIRVPTMMLHGEKDADNLIVTSESKDCYFLDRYERKVLPGVGHFLPREAPEQVVDAIQQLTPGKS; encoded by the coding sequence ATGGTAAATTTCATTCAGACTGAATTTCTCAACATTGCTTATGAGGAGTTTGGTCATCCGACCGGCAGGGCAGTTGTTCTCATACACGGCTGGCCAGATCACCCTCACTGTTGGGATAAAGTCACACCGAAACTCTGCGAGCTTGGTTATCGAATTTTGACCCCATACCTCCGCGGTTGTTCGCCAACAACGTTTCGGGACAAAAGCACACTCAGAAGTGGAGCAATTGCGGCTATCGGTCAAGACCTAGCTGATTTTATCAATGGACTGAATCTGTCTAATGTCCTAGTTGTTGGTCACGATTGGGGAGCCCGCGCGGGTTACGTGGTCGCAGCTTTGTTCAGCAACAAAATATCAGGACTAGTCGCACTTTCAGCAGGCTATGCAACATCTAAACCAATTCATGAACTACCATTCGACCTAATGAAAGCATATTGGTATGAATGGCtcgtcaccaccaaacaaggCCACTTGGCCTTCGAGAATAACCGACGACAGCTCTGCCGCTACTTATGGAAGGATTGGTCACCTGGTTGGAAGTTTACCGACGAAGAATTCGAAACCGCTGCCGCATCGTGGGATAATGATGACTGGGCTCCGATTAGTATTCATGCCTACCTCCAGCGCTGGGGAGAAGTCCCTGGGGCTGCAGAGAATGAAGAACTTGAAAGGCAGTTACGGCAAAACCCACCCATTCGAGTGCCTACAATGATGTTGCATGGGGAGAAAGATGCTGATAATCTAATTGTCACGTCTGAGTCTAAAGATTGTTACTTTCTTGATCGGTATGAGAGGAAGGTATTGCCTGGTGTTGGACATTTTCTACCACGGGAAGCGCCAGAGCAAGTTGTGGATGCTATTCAACAATTGACGCCTGGAAAGAGTTAA